aatattattgaaattgatattaatattaatattatcattaataattattattaaataataataatataaattaaatttagaaataggaCAGAGATGGAGAATCTCCGAACCCATGGATTCGGATTCAAGAAATCTTCGAATCTGAAAAAATAAGAGCAGGACAGAGATGAAAATGACAAATTCATCCCTGCCCCGTTGCCATCCCTAAACGTGAGAGCTCGTTGAGATAGGTGAAGGCATTGTGACAAGGTCAAATTAACCGTAATTATGGATGGTATGGGTTCCGTTTGTCATTCGTGCCCGCCATGCGATTGGAGCACATGCACAACCTCAGCCGGGGTCTAAAAATTATAAAGACGGGTATTTGCCGAGTAATTCGCAAGACAATATTAAATGGAACGCCAGTCAGGAGTTAGGATGCGGTAGAGCACAATGCCACATTAACTATGGAAGTAAAACGTTCACCCAACTTTTCACTGCCGAAGCTGAAAAACCAAAAGCAGCATTATTCAaaataaaaatccatcaaaagatgAAATGGTTGTTCCTTCACATGATCACGTCCAAACCCAAAGATGAAAGGATTGATGAACTCAAAAGAACGGTAATGTTTGATTCACCTTCAATTTCAATATCGCAATGCTCGTCATCTTCGGCTCGGTAGGTTCACGCCAAATGAGATTTATCTCAGTCCACACAGAAGAATATCCATATCACTATCTTCCTTATCTCCAACTGCATCGCTGCAAAACCCTAATCCTCTTTAGTCTCAGTCGCCCCGATGGCTTCCTCCgccttccacctcttctcctcaccctactCCCGCCTTTACCATCCCCATTCTTCACGCCAAAAGATTCCTGCTGCCTCCTTGTCTGTCCCTCactgctcctcttcttcttcttcctccagtgCGAACTCTGATCTTGACGTGAACTCAAACCCGACCGCTACCACCGAACCTAGCCCATCCGAAGAGCTCCCGGAGATCCCTCCGTACGCAAACACCTCCTTAGAGATCGAGAAGCGATGGAAATCGGCGATACTCCGCGATTCCCGTCGGAGCTCCGCGCTACAGCGGCCGGAGCCGCCCAACTTCGAGATCGGGTGGAAGCGGACCAAGGAGATCAAGGTCGAGAAGCCCAAGGGGTGGGTCGTCGCGGACTTCCTCGACAAGCTGGAGACCTTGATGGGCCGGGGGCAGTTCGGGTCCCCGGCGCTGCTGGCGAAGACCGGAGAGATCGTGGCGGAGCGGGCTCGGGAGGAGGCGGAAGTGCTCCTCGCCGGAGGCGAGGTGGAGGACCGAATGGTGACGGAGCTCAACCGCGTCCTGCGCCTCATGGAGATGGACCTGGCCATGGTGCGCGCCGCCGTCAAGGAGGAGACGCTGGCGGAGCGGGTCGAGCAAGCCCGCGCCCGCTGCCGCCAGGCCATCCTGGTGGCCCTTTCCTTCTGACACCGCCCTATCGAGCACTCAGCTTCCCAACGCAAGCGAAGTGTTCGACGAAATGCCAAGGTCAAAAGATCACTGTCATATAATAATTGACTCGATAGGGGCTTGTGCATAACTCTCTGTAAAACAAAATTTCCAGAATTATTGAACTCTTCTCGGttcaaaatcatgtgattcagATTCAATTCTCACATCAAAATGAGTACAATCCTGAGCAAGTTTGTTCTTGTTTAGGCACTTCACCAGCTGTGTTCACGCTTGATGCTGAAAGTGAGATAGACAGTAGTTCTCTATTTCGAGCTTCTAAAATTTGCATATCTTTTGTTGTTCTTAAACCTACAAAATTACAGTTGGCTTTGATTCAAAcagaacttggcactggaaataAACTACTGTCCATATCTGTTAATCTGTCCTTGATTTTGCGAGCAATCTTTCCAACTTCATCAACATCCTTCTTCATTTGTTGTTTAATTGACGAAAGAGTAAGTATAATTCAGAAGTGATCTGTTGTTGACAAGTAACAAACTGCTCACTGTCCTTAAACTTTTTGTTTGCTTACTTGTCTATATGATTGATTAATATTAGTTGACAATTCTTATTTTTTTATCAGTGCACAAATTCTAGTTAACATgaaataaataagaaattttattatttcacatgatttttctggctgttaaaatatatttttaattttttgtcaCACCAATTTAAAATATATTGGATGCGATCGAAGTATCGTTGTATGGAAACGTTAACAGTTCGCCTCTCGTCCCAGCTCACATTTCCTCGCTTTCAAGAATCACCCCACCTCCCTAACGAACACAGCAACAAAATTCTCCCTTTGTCTCCCTAATTATGAAgtcttgttgttgctgctgcCGTTGCTGTTACCCTCTTTCCTTCCTCTAAAATCCTCTCCAAATCAGTGTTTGAATGTTGTGGAAACGATAGCAGGAGCAGTGCACCATCCCTCTAAAAGAACAATGGCAACCAGGGTGAAAGGACTATTCAGGGGATTCAAGCACATATCAAAGATCTTCTGTAAATGCTTTAATTGGCTCTGTTGTTATTTTCCTTTCGTTATTTTAAATTTGTGTTTCTCTCCTTCTCTGGTTTCTTCTGGTTTGGTAGCTGCTAAGGAGGATGAAATGGAGATTGGGCATCCAACAGATGTCAAACATGTAGCACATATTGGCGGGCATTGCGACTCTGTCCATTCTCCAAGTTGGGTATGAAGAATAATAATTCCTCCAATGTTACACATTTTTCTTTCATGAATAGCGATGTTGTGACTGTGATCTTTGCCTTGTTCAAATGCAGATGAAAAAGTTCAATTCCACAGCTGATTTCTCTTCTCTCGGCAATGTTGGGCAAGCTAGACGATCGCTTTCGGGTTCTCAAGGTACAGTCTTCATTCATCATCTTCATCAGCAGAATACTAAACATGACTGAAAGTGCCATGTTTTGAATTGTATCAGGATCCTATCGAGCAAGAGGCATCGAAACATCGTTCCAAGACAGTAATAGCTCCGAAACTGGCACTCCCAGAGCTCCAAAACAGATGAAGAGGAGAAAACACCGACCTGAATCCTCCTCCTCAAGGCCTTCGAAAAAGGCATCAAGAGTCAGAGCTCCATATGTAGCTTCACTGGGAGACGATAATGAAGCACCAGACCAGCTCCGAGGAATTTAGATTTCATATATATGATGATAAGGAAAATCCTATACATGCATTGAAAGTTGCTGCTCTGTTCaatgtcttcttttttttttttttcctgttttGCTTTTAATGGTGGTGGCAACAGGTGATTCGTTCATCCAGTACCTCCGCTAGCCTGTCCCTAAGCTAGTACCGAAGATGTTTTACTTTTAATTATGGTTGTATATTGGATTGTGAATGCAAATGAAGCTTATGTAATACAATTCCGATGAGCAATTCCTTCAATAATTCTATTTTCTTCTCAAAGAATTATCATAAATTGATTGTTGCATTTTCTTCTCTCCCAGTGATGGAAACATTGCCCATTCGCTCTGGCCCCTAGACCAATTATGCCAACTGCCAAGCCAGATAGATGGGCCTTAAGCTCATGGATCACCTCCACACCACCATGTAAACGAAACCCAATCTGCATGAGGCTAATATCtgtagctttatttgcaagaCATGAATATTCTCATAGCAGGAGGCAAACTGGAAAAGCATAACTTGCAAGGGCAGTCAGACAGGTGGGGcaaaagcaaaaaaaataaaaatattcagcAAAAAGACTTATGCTTTGCCTCAGATAGCAGTCTTCTACTGGCACATCTGGATGAGTTCTACAAATACCATCATTCGTGATAGCCTACAACATATCTAAGACTCGAACTAATacaaacttcttccttaatggcAAACTCGTCGCTATGCCTGGTTTTAGCCTCCTCCTTCATGGTTCTATCATTAGCTGCTGGGACACAGTTCAAGGTAGGTGGCTCGGGAAGATGGAGTGTGCCTGACAACAATGCCATGACCTACAATCAGTGGGctgaaaaaaatagatttaagatTGGTGATTCCATAGGTGAGTTCCACAACAACTAGTTCAAAATTGTCGCTTTCTATGATTAATTGGCCATTTATCTTAACGATTTCAATTCGAATAATTTGAATGAAGTGTTCACGTACCTCCCGGACGAAGACTCTGTTTTGTTAGTTGATGACGACGCTTACAAGAACTGC
The genomic region above belongs to Zingiber officinale cultivar Zhangliang chromosome 11A, Zo_v1.1, whole genome shotgun sequence and contains:
- the LOC122032680 gene encoding CRIB domain-containing protein RIC10-like, which produces MATRVKGLFRGFKHISKIFCKCFNWLCCYFPFVILNLCFSPSLVSSGLVAAKEDEMEIGHPTDVKHVAHIGGHCDSVHSPSWMKKFNSTADFSSLGNVGQARRSLSGSQGSYRARGIETSFQDSNSSETGTPRAPKQMKRRKHRPESSSSRPSKKASRVRAPYVASLGDDNEAPDQLRGI
- the LOC122032679 gene encoding uncharacterized protein LOC122032679, whose amino-acid sequence is MASSAFHLFSSPYSRLYHPHSSRQKIPAASLSVPHCSSSSSSSSANSDLDVNSNPTATTEPSPSEELPEIPPYANTSLEIEKRWKSAILRDSRRSSALQRPEPPNFEIGWKRTKEIKVEKPKGWVVADFLDKLETLMGRGQFGSPALLAKTGEIVAERAREEAEVLLAGGEVEDRMVTELNRVLRLMEMDLAMVRAAVKEETLAERVEQARARCRQAILVALSF